In Eubalaena glacialis isolate mEubGla1 chromosome 2, mEubGla1.1.hap2.+ XY, whole genome shotgun sequence, a single genomic region encodes these proteins:
- the LYSMD2 gene encoding lysM and putative peptidoglycan-binding domain-containing protein 2 isoform X1, which translates to MADSSPARSLRAGGPRAPRPSAPSPPPPSRSLSEAEEAELSLSLARTKTRSYGSTASVRAPLGAGVIERHVEHRVRPGDTLQGIALKYGVSMEQIKRANKLFTNDCIFLKKTLNIPVISEKPLLFNGLNSIDSPENETVDSFSHEEDLVAAGEDLSPPSPQESDAQPMQPEEVSARDFLQRLDLQIKLSTQAAKKLKEESRDEESPFAASLYHS; encoded by the exons ATGGCTGATTCCTCGCCCGCGCGGTCCCTGCGGGCAGGCGGACCCCGCGCGCCCCGGCCCTCGGCcccctcgccgccgccgccgtcgcgcTCGCTCTCCGAGGCCGAGGAGGCCGAGCTGTCGCTGAGCCTGGCGCGCACCAAGACCCGCTCGTACGGCAGCACGGCCAGCGTGCGGGCGCCGCTGGGCGCCGGCGTCATCGAGCGCCATGTGGAGCACCGGGTCCGCCCCGGCGACACGCTGCAGGGCATCGCGCTGAAGTACGGAGTCTCG atggaGCAGATTAAAAGGGCAAATAAACTGTTTACCAATGATTGTATATTTCTGAAGAAAACTTTGAACATCCCAGTTATATCAGAGAAGCCTTTGCTGTTTAATGGACTTAACTCAATAGATTCTCCAGAAAATGAAACTGTTGATAGTTTTTCTCATGAAGAAGACCTGGTAGCGGCTGGGGAAGACCTTTCCCCTCCCAGTCCTCAAGAATCTGATGCTCAGCCCATGCAGCCCGAGGAAGTGTCAGCCAGAGATTTCCTGCAGAGGCTGGACTTGCAGATTAAGTTATCAACACAGGCAGCCAAGAAACTAAAGGAAGAGAGCAG agaTGAAGAAAGTCCCTTTGCAGCTTCCCTCTATCACAGTTAG
- the LYSMD2 gene encoding lysM and putative peptidoglycan-binding domain-containing protein 2 isoform X2, whose product MEQIKRANKLFTNDCIFLKKTLNIPVISEKPLLFNGLNSIDSPENETVDSFSHEEDLVAAGEDLSPPSPQESDAQPMQPEEVSARDFLQRLDLQIKLSTQAAKKLKEESRDEESPFAASLYHS is encoded by the exons atggaGCAGATTAAAAGGGCAAATAAACTGTTTACCAATGATTGTATATTTCTGAAGAAAACTTTGAACATCCCAGTTATATCAGAGAAGCCTTTGCTGTTTAATGGACTTAACTCAATAGATTCTCCAGAAAATGAAACTGTTGATAGTTTTTCTCATGAAGAAGACCTGGTAGCGGCTGGGGAAGACCTTTCCCCTCCCAGTCCTCAAGAATCTGATGCTCAGCCCATGCAGCCCGAGGAAGTGTCAGCCAGAGATTTCCTGCAGAGGCTGGACTTGCAGATTAAGTTATCAACACAGGCAGCCAAGAAACTAAAGGAAGAGAGCAG agaTGAAGAAAGTCCCTTTGCAGCTTCCCTCTATCACAGTTAG